Proteins encoded within one genomic window of Tigriopus californicus strain San Diego chromosome 12, Tcal_SD_v2.1, whole genome shotgun sequence:
- the LOC131892407 gene encoding histone acetyltransferase KAT6A-like isoform X2, whose protein sequence is MPNMASEENSLTLVTWHSWLLDAIHKIRYQKQRPNVDRISACIRMHHPQYSNEAVEEHLEQCVQSGTLQKVVNKGLTSYRDPESAPGRGQKTLHITGDMDLTKLFVKALRDINDPEGSSLYTVENQIRTSYAVEVDTGYELQDYLRNASKKALTKNLISCADGDPTRFVALSSIGNTVSKPKLTHHMVTPKMTPFLSLPTTPLAPSSLITTTYTQPKLKKTDFITMSAPFTFGTAPSPAPIHSQGLLMTPTTPKTGRIFSALKAASNKFNSGTASIGGLSQGKPKKKSSPSTGNHASRPTPLPICCECLGTETGNPNGEHESLISCHGCGTSVHPSCRVYSNDLVLHFQENGWVCDECKNCLVCGLTQKEEDLIICEYCDQGVHYSCLDPKPEKRPKVWDCDDCLIARGKRPNNNVKKRKDVDGVNIRPTLSASLTTLLGVNTDPMPTKVKEETMLSSPGSLMLGHSNGLTDEELTKIRLIEGAAAKTALKGTLKSSSKVDREKAKFFKQSMYNKLNNGSSNSGGNNSTNGLSRFSPDHPEIGGIRNKTTGSSKKQSKEKLPKDKATPPPSHPPPNLRVEPSSDNLTSTECDESQSEEEEQRQQHKTLPLEGEQPPSPAVNDKPPTAKKGRPRKNSLGLPPRRRSTRNSDVTTDTNTDQEEVLPSKDMTLVKDIPEEVLYDPNSLENKPKGLVDSLSKYFTPGIKRTSRTALNSLIKPHVESSHSKSESKLLHKRKLKSESDDKGLSCSSGGETEKSETGRKRKIRRSSTASKSTHKSNQSDGETAPERKRHTSAGQSQVRSLYDGLSHLYTDCDSRLRHVPSTNYAEKRRKQLGEEGMESDSHVSDRVRSPDVSSLSGMKSPPRMASPLRLSDGERPKSGLEDPLLAALSDDNDSGSKVVADIGISDKDSAQINQKGKKKKGSLGGADDGGGALQLPSGVTERDVALFTKSQGKAKRFLEKEQNASLTQDISTHKTGGPEHGVPSQVSVPHLSSSSPGSSARSPLSIQFGKFEISTWYSSPYPHEYARLPKLYLCEFCLKYMKSRPILERHVRKCQWRHPPGTEIYRKDHLSVFEVDGNTNKIYCQNLCLLVKLFLDHKTLYYDVEPFLFYILTKNDEKGCHLVGYFSKEKHCAQKYNVSCIMTLPNYQRRGYGRLLIDFSYLLSKAEKQAGTPEKPLSDLGRVSYHSYWKSVILEYLHAHRKMSEISVQGIHAETSLHPHDIVLTFMLLGFIRKSVDNQFILTMDWSKVDQHMDRLKQALDRGTRVNLDADALRWTPIISGQDLYRSPFKSFGGPSSPIKSPDNKRRKRLSMSRDLSTDTDSDHGQDDVEEKKPNNNSVQSSSSSSSSSSTSQLQQQVKKKPRKTTSTNKSTSHSGEYKGQAGGALLNIISRKRNNKKQHLKHSLTPKEEKDAVGSPTITNHGSSSKKILNKSSETDNEDADVEDELDEVEHHQEQQQQQHQQQQHQQQQPSNHRVVTASAISKNPNHKTNTNDLKLKRMMRKTNNYHNNTHHHHHHHQQQQQQQNQQQQQLNHSQRTLNQEDTAILMEETRKFRRAAANRASDRISKDLQQRSLSEEEITKEEPEKEPEPEAEKENIVVAQAPKEKDKEKERKPLSWPEQLARIKARSAPSRGSEDSVDSVDLPMESPVRKKQKVNPAEPEEEKVSPKRAKKLEDGKKSKIKKRESNSEELPPLLEPQVIIPSIKKKTSSEKTQSSDKDPTSTSSPSSSSWLKGLQERQSNGKKAKVSSSSSSTSSTHVAITTPPSVSKGQLVTPKLSKEPSNTSKSATTKEKERVKQMSIMAYVKKKKEDSLKAAVESGGETGEDQVPDAERVINSEATFNANKNYLKAFETFVEKDDEPDSPMTSKPQHVNEEKKEGKIKKKKEPTSVLTEDVPDGKPEGKREGKTKRKESVNKQDIKDDKKDSKLKRKDSLKDEKKDVKIKKKDDGEDPKPKRKDSIKEDKKSESVDGGVEEIKLTEVKRPVDENDEPSNTNEVTESNEEHLPSKTEKKKILPEEPEAKQEKEKESPDPKKAYIRRQAEQEELEKQKQVEETPTPKAKAPVEEAPVAKKQKVSVEDAKEAVNGAEPRGEKDTELFENMGYVSGDDASNYSDDHFSKSDVHDKPLPAPKPVMKDEEDPPTSPSAAANKSPPVVLLSRNVAEIVPVDEEPTPPKATTVVETAQAVNKVPIETESKIEQDKAVFSPSVQDEINALKSVGHENPPVQAPESMDTSGSMILTSYNPQQDCSKTADASANLFELSNKAPGSQEMGPSLGVYTPDSATNSVHSIHGSYSNSNDLPDGSVHNVMESPNSISSVDMNSQHGNTMDGSASQQSLPQQQQQQQQQQMAPQHMSQSTHSTPQHQTNYDQSGSHMGHMVSVAAAAAQSPHHPPSIPSQSPHSQHMTSPHPQPSPHAGSQQTSPHPMSITPGANSPYAAVPQPSPQPGTPAPTPNPSSSLGPNNAPRQATRSPAHPPSSAHANLQQSAAATQHLQNMSRFYGNYPMHHPAMGMHQSGHLNHHGNFQGMPPMFPHAGMFHGASAAANMGLAAMQHQQQQPQPQQTGGCPSSGSVSSQKRTDHVSSQRSAATASPSTAPNSYYAANHTPAAPSSGPTAGSNQTRGGQAGSLAKLQQLTNGLDLPGLTGAVPHLQPPSASGSSRSSAKQPRITLPAASAYPPYPGPPSHPHAAAARTAAHHHSRQNPAANLMQSYSQNHMLNSYAQAQYNLMQQFPMNMNMYHHHAAAAEHQRTSAGTPHPGAAGTGQNPGPHHHHHMYPSYPGYLNYR, encoded by the exons AACGCCTCTGGCGCCCTCATCACTTATTACCACAACCTACACTCAGCCAAAGCTGAAGAAAACAGATTTCATCACGATGAGTGCACCCTTCACATTTGGCACAGCCCCTTCGCCAGCTCCAATTCATTCCCAAGGCTTATTGATGACGCCCACCACGCCCAAAACGGGACGAATCTTCTCGGCACTAAAGGCCGCTTCGAACAAGTTTAATTCGGGAACAGCATCCATCGGAGGCCTTTCTCAAGGGAAGCCCAAGAAGAAATCCAGTCCGTCTACAGGAAATCATGCGTCG AGGCCCACTCCTTTGCCAATTTGCTGTGAATGCCTTGGAACCGAGACAGGCAATCCCAATGGAGAGCATGAGTCTCTGATCTCTTGTCACGGCTGTGGAACGTCTGTACATCCATCCTGTCGGGTGTACAGTAACGATTTGGTTCTACACTTCCAAGAGAATGGTTGGGTCTGTGATGAATGCAAAAATTGCCTGGTTTGCGGGCTCACGCAGAAAGAG gAGGATCTCATCATTTGCGAGTACTGTGATCAAGGAGTCCACTACTCATGCTTGGACCCTAAACCAGAGAAGCGTCCCAAAGTGTGGGACTGCGATGATTGTCTGATAGCAAGGGGAAAACGACCAAATAATAACGtcaagaagaggaaggatgTGGATGGAGTGAACATCCGACCAACCCTCTCCGCCAG TCTCACCACCTTGCTTGGTGTCAACACCGACCCAATGCCGACCAAAGTGAAAGAGGAGACCATGTTGTCTTCTCCAGGATCCCTGATGCTGGGACACAGCAACGGTCTCACGGACGAGGAGCTAACCAAGATCCGTCTGATTGAGGGTGCTGCCGCCAAGACCGCTCTGAAGGGTACCCTTAAGAGTAGTTCCAAAGTGGACagagaaaaggccaaattcTTCAAACAAAGCATGTATAACAAGCTTAATAATGGCTCTAGCAATAGCGGTGGTAACAACAGCACCAACGGTTTGAGTCGATTCTCGCCTGATCATCCAGAAATTGGCGGAATCCGGAACAAGACTACTGGCTCTTCCAAGAAACAGTCCAAAGAAAAGTTGCCCAAAGACAAAGCCACGCCTCCTCCGTCACACCCACCCCCAAATCTGAGGGTAGAGCCGTCAAGTGATAACCTGACCTCAACTGAGTGCGATGAGAGTCAAtccgaggaggaggaacaacGGCAGCAACACAAAACTTTACCCCTGGAAGGTGAGCAGCCTCCATCCCCAGCGGTGAATGATAAGCCCCCTACAGCCAAGAAGGGTAGGCCCCGGAAGAATTCTCTGGGACTACCTCCCCGAAGAAGGTCCACTCGCAACTCTGACGTGACCACCGACACTAACACTGACCAAGAGGAGGTCCTACCCTCCAAGGACATGACCCTCGTCAAGGACATTCCCGAAGAGGTTCTATACGACCCTAATTCCTTAGAGAACAAACCTAAAGGTCTAGTGGATAGTCTGTCCAAATATTTCACGCCAGGGATCAAGCGAACCTCCCGAACCGCCCTGAATTCTCTCATCAAGCCCCACGTGGAATCGTCTCACTCTAAAAGTGAATCCAAGCTCCTCCACAAGAGGAAACTGAAATCAGAATCCGATGACAAAGGGCTCAGCTGTTCGTCCGGCGGCGAGACCGAGAAGTCCGAAACTGGGCGAAAGCGTAAAATCCGCCGATCATCGACCGCCAGCAAGTCTACCCACAAGAGTAACCAAAGCGACGGCGAGACCGCTCCGGAACGCAAACGACACACTTCTGCCGGTCAGAGCCAGGTCAGATCGCTCTATGACGGGCTAAGCCATTTGTACACGGACTGTGATTCCCGCCTACGACACGTACCTTCCACGAACTACGCTGAGAAGCGCCGCAAGCAACTGGGAGAGGAAGGCATGGAGAGTGATTCTCACGTGAGCGACCGCGTCCGAAGTCCGGATGTGTCCTCGTTGTCAGGGATGAAGAGCCCTCCTCGGATGGCCAGCCCACTACGTTTGTCAGATGGCGAGAGGCCCAAAAGCGGCCTCGAGGATCCACTCCTAGCCGCATTGTCCGACGATAATGACAGCGGGTCCAAAGTGGTGGCGGACATTGGGATCTCCGACAAGGATTCGGCCCAAATCAACC aaaaaggcaagaagaaaaaaggttcATTGGGCGGAGCAGACGATGGGGGCGGGGCACTACAACTTCCCAGTGGTGTGACTGAGCGGGATGTGGCCTTATTCACGAAATCGCAAGGCAAAGCCAAGCGATTTCtggaaaaggaacaaaacGCCTCCCTCACCCAAGACATCTCCACCCACAAAACGGGCGGTCCCGAACATGGTGTGCCTTCCCAG GTGTCTGTGCCGCACCTGAGCTCATCGTCACCAGGCTCGTCTGCGCGATCCCCGTTGTCCATTCAGTTCGGCAAGTTCGAGATCAGCACGTGGTACTCTTCCCCTTACCCGCACGAATACGCCCGTCTCCCCAAGTTGTACTTGTGCGAGTTCTGTCTCAAGTACATGAAGTCGCGTCCGATCTTGGAGCGGCATGTGCGGAAGTGTCAGTGGCGTCATCCCCCGGGAACGGAGATCTACCGCAAAGACCACTTGTCCGTGTTTGAGGTGGATGGAAACACCAATAAGATCTATTGTCAGAACCTGTGTCTGTTGGTCAAGTTGTTCCTGGACCACAAGACGCTCTACTACGATGTCGAGCCGTTCCTGTTCTACATCCTGACCAAGAACGACGAGAAGGGCTGTCATTTGGTGGGCTATTTCTCCAAGGAGAAGCACTGCGCTCAAAAATACAACGTCAGCTGCATCATGACCCTTCCCAATTATCAGCGCCGAGGCTACGGACGACTCCTCATCGACTTTA GTTACCTGTTATCCAAGGCTGAGAAGCAAGCGGGCACGCCGGAAAAGCCTCTGTCTGACTTGGGCCGCGTGTCCTATCATTCCTACTGGAAATCTGTGATCCTCGAATACCTCCACGCTCACCGTAAGATGAGCGAGATCTCTGTCCAAGGCATCCACGCCGAAACGAGTCTCCATCCGCACGACATCGTGCTCACCTTCATGCTCCTCGGGTTCATCCGCAAGAGTGTGGACAACCAGTTCATCCTCACCATGGATTGGTCCAAAGTCGACCAACACATGGACCGACTCAAGCAGGCCTTGGACAGGGGCACCCGGGTCAATCTTGATGCGGACGCGCTCCGGTGGACGCCCATTATCAGCGGACAAGATCTCTATCGGAGTCCGTTCAAGAGCTTCGGGGGACCCTCGTCGCCTATCAAGAGTCCGGACAATAAGCGACGGAAAAGGCTCTCCATGAGCCGTGATCTCAGTACGGATACGGACTCGGACCACGGCCAAGACGACGTGGAGGAGAAGAAGCCCAATAATAACAGCgtccaatcatcatcatcatcatcatcatcgtcgtcaacATCGCAGCTGCAACAGCAGGTGAAGAAGAAGCCGCGCAAGACGACTTCAACCAATAAATCAACTAGTCATTCGGGGGAATATAAAGGGCAGGCTGGTGGGGCGTTACTCAACATCATATCTCGGAAACGCAATAACAAGAAACAGCATCTGAAGCACTCTCTAACAcccaaagaggaaaaagatgCTGTGGGATCGCCGACGATCACCAATCACGGCAGTTCATCCAAGAAGATCCTCAACAAAAGTTCCGAAACGGACAATGAGGATGCTGACGTAGAGGATGAGCTGGACGAGGTGGAACAtcatcaagaacaacaacaacaacaacatcaacaacaacaacatcaacaacaacaaccaagtAACCACCGTGTGGTGACCGCTTCCGCGATCTCCAAGAACCCCAATCACAAAACGAATACTAACGACTTGAAGTTGAAGCGTATGATGCGCAAGACCAATAACTACCATAATAacactcatcatcatcatcatcaccaccaacaacaacaacaacaacaaaatcaacaacaacaacaactgaacCACTCCCAACGGACATTGAATCAAGAGGATACGGCCATTCTAATGGAGGAAACCCGCAAGTTCCGACGAGCTGCCGCTAATCGTGCCAGTGATCGAATCAGTAAGGATCTCCAACAGAGGTCACTCTCAGAGGAAGAGATCACCAAGGAGGAACCCGAGAAGGAGCCCGAGCCCGAGGCTGAGAAGGAGAACATTGTTGTGGCTCAAGCACCCAAGGAAAAGGACAAAGAAAAGGAACGGAAACCCCTGTCTTGGCCTGAGCAATTGGCCAGGATCAAGGCCAGGAGTGCTCCCAGTCGAGGATCGGAAGACTCCGTGGATTCAGTGGACCTACCCATGGAGTCACCAGTCAGGAAGAAACAGAAGGTCAATCCTGCGGagccagaagaagaaaaagtgtCTCCTAAAAGAGCCAAGAAGCTGGAGGACGGGAAAAAGTCGAAGATCAAGAAAAG GGAATCCAATTCTGAAGAGCTCCCCCCACTCCTGGAACCGCAGGTTATCATTCcgtcaatcaaaaagaagacCAGTTCTGAAAAG ACTCAATCATCCGACAAAGACCCAACATCCACATCCTCTCCTTCGTCGTCTTCATGGCTCAAAGGTCTCCAAGAGCGACAAAGCAATGGAAAGAAGGCCAAGGTTTCGTCTTCGTCATCTTCCACATCTTCTACTCATGTGGCCATTACAACGCCCCCAAGCGTTTCGAAAGGTCAATTGGTTACTCCGAAATTGAGTAAAGAGCCATCGAACACGAGTAAATCTGCAACcacaaaagagaaagagagggtcAAACAAATGAGTATTATGGCGTatgttaaaaagaaaaaggaagacTCCCTGAAGGCTGCTGTGGAATCGGGCGGCGAAACGGGTGAGGATCAAGTGCCGGATGCTGAGCGAGTCATCAACTCAGAGGCCACTTTCAATGCCAATAAAAACTACCTGAAAGCGTTTGAAACTTTTGTGGAAAAAGATGACGAGCCGGACTCACCGATGACCAGCAAGCCTCAGCATGTCaatgaagagaagaaggaaggtaaaatcaagaagaagaaagaacccACCTCGGTTCTGACTGAAGATGTTCCAGATGGGAAACCAGAAGGGAAAAGGGAAGGGAAAACAAAGAGGAAGGAATCTGTCAACAAGCAAGACATTAAGGATGACAAGAAGGACTCCAAGCTCAAGAGGAAAGATTCTTTGAAGGACGAGAAAAAGGatgtcaaaatcaagaaaaaggacgatggagaggacccaaaaccAAAGAGAAAAGATTCCATCAAGGAAGACAAGAAGAGTGAGTCCGTCGATGGTGGTGTTGAGGAAATCAAATTGACTGAAGTCAAGCGACCTgtagatgaaaatgatgaaccGTCCAATACGAACGAGGTAACCGAGTCCAATGAGGAACATCTTCCAAGTAAGactgaaaagaagaagattcTCCCTGAAGAGCCTGAAGCCAAAcaggaaaaggagaaagaaagtcCTGATCCAAAGAAGGCCTATATCCGAAGGCAAGCTGAGCAAGAAGAGCTGGAGAAGCAGAAGCAGGTTGAAGAAACTCCAACTCCCAAGGCCAAAGCACCAGTTGAGGAGGCTCCTGTGGCCAAGAAACAAAAGGTCAGTGTTGAAGATGCAAAAGAGGCTGTGAATGGCGCTGAACCCAGAGGAGAGAAGGACACGGAATTGTTCGAGAACATGGGTTATGTGTCTGGAGACGACGCGAGCAATTACTCCGATGACCATTTCTCCAAAAGTGATGTCCATGACAAGCCTTTACCGGCTCCCAAGCCGGTGATGAAGGATGAAGAAGATCCACCAACCAGTCCTTCAGCGGCAGCTAATAAGAGCCCACCTGTTGTGTTGTTGTCTCGAAATGTGGCGGAGATTGTCCCCGTGGACGAGGAACCCACACCTCCTAAAGCGACAACCGTGGTGGAAACAGCCCAAGCCGTAAACAAAGTCCCCATTGAAACGGAGAGTAAGATTGAGCAAGACAAGGCTGTATTTAGTCCCTCTGTTCAAGACGAGATCAACGCCCTGAAGAGTGTGGGACATGAAAATCCGCCTGTTCAAGCTCCAGAGAGCATGGATACCTCAGGGTCCATGATTCTGACAAGCTACAATCCTCAGCAAGATTGCAGCAAGACGGCGGATGCCTCTGCCAATCTGTTTGAGTTGAGCAACAAGGCCCCAGGGTCGCAAGAGATGGGTCCATCTTTGGGAGTGTACACCCCGGATAGCGCAACCAATTCCGTCCATTCCATTCACGGGAGTTACAGTAACTCCAACGATTTGCCAGACGGGTCTGTTCACAACGTCATGGAATCGCCCAACTCAATTTCAAGTGTTGATATGAACAGCCAGCACGGGAACACTATGGACGGCAGTGCATCTCAGCAATCCCTtccacaacagcaacaacaacaacagcaacaacaaatggCACCACAACACATGAGCCAAAGCACCCATTCCACACCCCAACATCAGACCAACTACGATCAAAGTGGAAGTCACATGGGACACATGGTGTCTGTTGCTGCAGCCGCAGCTCAGTCTCCCCATCACCCTCCAAGTATTCCCAGTCAGTCCCCCCATAGCCAACACATGACCTCGCCACATCCTCAGCCTAGTCCACATGCTGGCAGCCAGCAGACTAGTCCTCACCCAATGAGCATAACACCGGGAGCAAATTCCCCTTATGCTGCAGTGCCACAACCCAGTCCGCAACCTGGCACCCCGGCACCTACTCCCAACCCTAGCAGTAGCCTGGGGCCCAACAACGCCCCACGTCAAGCCACCCGAAGTCCAGCTCATCCACCATCCTCCGCACATGCCAATTTGCAACAATCTGCGGCGGCCACTCAACATCTACAGAACATGTCCAGGTTCTATGGTAACTACCCTATGCATCATCCCGCTATGGGGATGCATCAATCAGGACACTTGAACCACCATGGCAACTTCCAGGGGATGCCCCCCATGTTCCCTCATGCAGGCATGTTCCACGGAGCTTCAGCAGCCGCCAACATGGGATTGGCAGCCATGCAgcatcaacagcaacagccTCAACCCCAACAGACTGGGGGCTGCCCTTCAAGTGGGTCAGTGTCCTCTCAGAAAAGAACAGACCATGTGTCTTCACAACGTAGTGCTGCAACGGCGTCTCCATCCACAGCCCCCAACAGTTACTACGCTGCCAACCACACTCCTGCTGCCCCTTCAAGTGGACCTACAGCGGGTTCCAATCAGACTCGAGGAGGTCAAGCCGGTTCCTTAGCCAAGCTACAACAGCTCACCAATGGACTTGACCTACCTGGGCTGACCGGCGCGGTGCCACATCTCCAGCCTCCATCAGCCTCAGGATCGTCTCGAAGTTCGGCCAAACAGCCTCGTATTACACTACCTGCGGCTTCTGCTTATCCACCGTACCCAGGACCCCCATCCCATCCCCATGCGGCTGCGGCGAGAACAGCGGCACATCACCATAGTAGACAGAATCCAGCCGCCAATCTAATGCAGTCGTACAGCCAGAATCACATGCTGAACTCGTATGCTCAAGCGCAGTATAATTTGATGCAGCAGTTTCCCATGAACATGAACATGTATCACCATCATGCAGCTGCCGCCGAGCACCAACGGACCTCTGCGGGTACACCACATCCTGGTGCTGCGGGCACGGGTCAGAATCCGGGACcgcaccatcatcaccacatGTATCCAAGCTACCCAGGGTACTTGAACTATCGGTGA